Proteins encoded together in one Catellatospora citrea window:
- a CDS encoding MFS transporter encodes MATRTQTTVVDVAGVVQGIVLVTIPALSTILTDPAHYGLTSAQYGAMFAPQVVAAIAAALAGAGLARRHGTHAVYLAGLACSLAAMVLLLTSAAAMHQQNLAYPLLLAATAFLGAGFGLAVPALNSLAAAFHPTAVDKAVLILNALLGLGTALAPVFVALFVGLGFWWGLPILSTLLLIALLAVSVRLPMHTGARAAATTAGGRMPARFWLYAAFALLYGICETVNGNWAQLDMTTSVGASATTAALALTAFWTMVTLGRLLFAGVTRWLPARATFHLLPFALAGVFGIIASLPHGHTVQGVIAFGAAGLCCSALLPLTISFGQGELTGFSAAVAGGVIAAYQLGYGIAAFGAGPLVSAGTPLSRLYAIAAFVALAMGLLSFAVAHRQRSPRTLHPAPAPVHAPAQSTT; translated from the coding sequence ATGGCCACCCGCACCCAGACCACCGTCGTCGACGTCGCCGGGGTCGTGCAGGGCATCGTCCTGGTCACCATCCCGGCCCTCAGCACGATCCTCACCGACCCCGCCCACTACGGCCTGACCAGCGCCCAGTACGGGGCCATGTTCGCCCCGCAGGTCGTCGCCGCCATCGCCGCAGCACTGGCCGGCGCCGGGCTCGCCCGCCGCCACGGCACCCACGCCGTCTACCTCGCGGGCCTCGCCTGCTCCCTGGCCGCCATGGTGCTGCTGCTCACCAGCGCCGCCGCCATGCACCAGCAGAACCTCGCCTACCCGCTGCTGCTCGCGGCCACCGCATTCCTCGGCGCGGGCTTCGGCCTCGCCGTGCCCGCCCTCAACTCGCTCGCCGCCGCGTTCCACCCCACCGCCGTCGACAAAGCCGTCCTCATCCTCAACGCCCTGCTCGGCCTCGGCACCGCCCTCGCACCCGTCTTCGTCGCCCTCTTCGTCGGCCTCGGCTTCTGGTGGGGCCTACCCATTCTGTCGACCCTGCTGCTCATCGCCCTGCTCGCGGTCAGCGTCCGGCTGCCCATGCACACCGGCGCCCGCGCCGCCGCCACCACCGCGGGCGGCCGCATGCCCGCCCGGTTCTGGCTCTACGCCGCCTTCGCCCTGCTCTACGGCATCTGCGAAACCGTCAACGGCAACTGGGCCCAACTCGACATGACGACCAGCGTCGGCGCCTCCGCCACCACCGCCGCGCTCGCGCTCACCGCGTTCTGGACCATGGTCACCCTCGGCCGGCTCCTGTTCGCCGGCGTCACCCGGTGGCTGCCCGCCCGCGCCACCTTCCACCTGCTGCCCTTCGCCCTCGCCGGCGTCTTCGGCATCATCGCCAGCCTGCCCCACGGTCACACCGTCCAAGGCGTCATCGCCTTCGGCGCCGCCGGGCTGTGCTGCTCCGCCCTGCTCCCGCTCACCATCAGCTTCGGCCAGGGCGAACTCACCGGCTTCTCCGCCGCCGTCGCCGGCGGCGTCATCGCCGCCTACCAGCTCGGCTACGGCATCGCCGCCTTCGGCGCCGGCCCGCTCGTCAGCGCCGGCACCCCGCTGTCCCGCCTGTACGCCATCGCCGCGTTCGTCGCGCTCGCCATGGGCCTGCTGTCCTTCGCCGTCGCCCACCGGCAGCGCTCACCGCGGACCCTGCACCCCGCACCCGCGCCGGTGCACGCGCCCGCGCAGTCCACGACCTGA
- a CDS encoding serine/threonine protein kinase: MSTPHTDEATRPCAYCGKPVTQRAAAGRPFRYCRDNDGACQSAARNSRLRHRNSPGLAGQVAKAYEVVEKLEQVAETLAEALEAELSPTGVERQLAEVRAEAAHQVAGAHTERDEARREAERAARIARESIDTAARTKADADLAVREAEGRAETAVREAREAAQTAVAAAEARAAEQRVSAEQAAAAAAESARAAVAAIDERDSARRDHSAAEALRVEAYRDRDATRAAADQVQAAFDLARAAAEEAGREAEASKVELVKAQQQTAAAQAETAAVRQEHARQLTVLRAELATAQGAIAIAEAARAATETLAQQRQTDVTVLTVQRDAAVAEAVALRARVDELTGQVGQLADTLTQLTARMTVPAQPEASA; encoded by the coding sequence ATGTCCACGCCGCACACCGATGAAGCGACCCGGCCCTGCGCATACTGCGGCAAGCCGGTCACCCAGCGTGCCGCCGCGGGGCGGCCGTTCCGCTACTGCCGCGACAACGACGGGGCCTGCCAGTCCGCCGCCCGCAACAGCCGGCTGCGCCACCGCAACTCCCCCGGCCTGGCCGGGCAGGTCGCCAAGGCGTACGAGGTCGTCGAGAAGCTGGAGCAGGTCGCCGAGACGCTCGCCGAGGCGCTGGAGGCCGAGCTCTCCCCCACCGGCGTGGAACGCCAGCTCGCCGAGGTCCGGGCTGAGGCCGCGCACCAGGTCGCGGGCGCGCACACCGAACGCGACGAGGCCCGCCGTGAGGCCGAACGCGCCGCCCGGATCGCTCGGGAGTCCATCGACACGGCGGCCCGTACCAAAGCCGACGCCGACCTGGCGGTGCGCGAGGCCGAGGGGCGTGCCGAGACGGCGGTCCGGGAGGCCCGCGAAGCCGCCCAGACGGCGGTCGCGGCCGCCGAGGCCCGAGCCGCGGAGCAGCGCGTCTCGGCCGAGCAGGCCGCCGCCGCGGCTGCCGAGTCGGCACGTGCCGCCGTCGCGGCGATCGACGAACGCGACTCCGCCCGGCGGGACCACTCCGCCGCGGAGGCGCTGCGCGTCGAGGCCTACCGCGACCGCGACGCCACCCGAGCCGCCGCCGACCAGGTGCAGGCCGCGTTCGACCTGGCCCGCGCCGCCGCGGAGGAGGCCGGGCGCGAGGCCGAGGCCTCGAAGGTCGAGCTGGTCAAGGCGCAGCAGCAGACCGCCGCCGCCCAGGCCGAGACCGCGGCCGTACGCCAGGAGCACGCGCGGCAGCTCACGGTGCTGCGGGCCGAGCTTGCCACGGCACAGGGCGCGATCGCGATCGCGGAGGCCGCCCGGGCGGCCACGGAGACGCTGGCACAGCAGCGGCAGACCGACGTCACCGTGCTGACCGTGCAGCGGGACGCGGCCGTCGCCGAGGCCGTGGCGCTGCGGGCGCGGGTCGATGAGCTGACCGGCCAGGTCGGCCAGCTCGCGGACACGCTGACCCAGCTCACCGCCAGGATGACGGTTCCGGCCCAGCCGGAGGCGAGCGCCTGA
- a CDS encoding amylo-alpha-1,6-glucosidase has translation MTTTGSVSTLDGNTFVVSDTAGDIDASPTEPNGLFSWDTRYLSRWVLTLDGHRLNPLSTDDLHYFETRFFLVPGTGTVYVDATLSVIRRREVVDGFREELTILNHSATPVNLTLRLDAAADFADLFEVKDHLKKKGKYYTRIDDNLLLLGYERETYRRETLINTATSTHVDAHGQTADAPAAAIDQHGVTYTVHLGGHSSWTTDLHVRCSLWGWAANQRVTARTETGHTRKDMEEDLDEWIAGAPKLECDWEPLKHTYRRSLTDLAALRFAPMTSGERTLPAAGLPWFMTMFGRDSILTSLQALPYAPSLAATTLAELGARQGSRIDDFRDEDPGKILHEMRYGELTAFEERPHSPYYGSADSTALFLILLDEYERWSGDTKLVRDLEFEARAALNWIDQYADLRGDGYVWYQTRNPDTGLENQCWKDSWDSISYSDGRLPGFPRATCELQGYAYDAKKRTARLARTVWHDPTLADRLDEEAADLKRRFNRDFWIEDRKYYALALDADGTQVDTLSSNIGHLLWSGIVERRRAHHIVEHLLGPRLYSGWGIRTLAEGEERYNPVGYHVGTVWPFDNSFIAWGLRRYGYKNEAARVAAGILDAAEFFNGRLPEAFCGYDRAVTKYPVPYPTACSPQAWSTGTPLLLLGTMLGLQAVDDHLVVDPALPVGIGHLALLDVPGRWGHRDAYGRGRVQVRADDRLRKLRPQLSTLQTLVNRRES, from the coding sequence ATGACCACCACCGGCTCTGTCAGCACCCTCGACGGCAACACGTTCGTCGTCAGCGACACCGCCGGCGACATCGACGCCTCACCCACCGAACCCAACGGCCTGTTCTCCTGGGACACCCGCTACCTGTCCCGCTGGGTCCTCACCCTCGACGGCCACCGCCTCAACCCGCTGTCCACCGACGACCTGCACTACTTCGAAACCCGGTTCTTCCTCGTCCCCGGCACCGGCACCGTCTACGTCGACGCCACCCTGTCCGTCATCCGCCGCCGCGAAGTCGTCGACGGCTTCCGCGAGGAACTCACCATCCTCAACCACAGCGCCACCCCCGTGAACCTCACCCTGCGCCTGGACGCCGCCGCCGACTTCGCCGACCTGTTCGAGGTCAAGGACCACCTCAAGAAGAAGGGCAAGTACTACACCCGCATCGACGACAACCTGCTCCTGCTCGGCTACGAACGCGAGACCTACCGCCGCGAGACCCTCATCAACACCGCCACCTCCACCCACGTCGACGCACACGGCCAGACCGCCGACGCCCCCGCCGCCGCCATCGACCAACACGGCGTGACCTACACCGTGCACCTCGGCGGGCACAGCAGCTGGACCACCGACCTGCACGTGCGCTGCTCCCTGTGGGGCTGGGCCGCCAACCAGCGCGTCACCGCCCGCACCGAGACCGGGCACACCCGCAAGGACATGGAGGAAGACCTCGACGAATGGATCGCCGGGGCCCCGAAACTCGAATGCGACTGGGAACCCCTCAAACACACCTACCGGCGCAGCCTCACCGACCTCGCCGCGCTGCGCTTCGCCCCCATGACCTCCGGCGAGCGCACCCTGCCCGCCGCCGGCCTGCCCTGGTTCATGACCATGTTCGGCCGCGACAGCATCCTCACCAGCCTGCAGGCCCTGCCCTACGCCCCGTCGCTGGCCGCCACCACGCTCGCCGAACTCGGCGCCCGCCAAGGCAGCCGTATCGACGACTTCCGTGACGAAGACCCCGGCAAGATCCTTCACGAGATGCGCTACGGCGAACTCACCGCCTTCGAGGAACGACCCCACTCCCCCTACTACGGCTCCGCCGACAGCACCGCCCTGTTCCTCATCCTGCTCGACGAGTACGAACGCTGGAGCGGCGACACCAAACTCGTCCGCGACCTCGAATTCGAGGCCCGCGCCGCCCTCAACTGGATCGACCAGTACGCCGACCTGCGCGGCGACGGCTACGTCTGGTACCAGACCCGCAACCCCGACACCGGCCTGGAGAACCAGTGCTGGAAGGACTCCTGGGACTCCATCTCGTACTCCGACGGCCGTCTGCCCGGCTTCCCCCGCGCCACCTGCGAACTGCAGGGCTACGCCTACGACGCCAAGAAACGCACCGCCCGACTGGCCCGCACCGTCTGGCACGACCCCACCCTCGCCGACCGGCTCGACGAGGAAGCCGCCGACCTCAAACGCCGCTTCAACCGCGACTTCTGGATCGAGGACCGCAAGTACTACGCGCTCGCCCTCGACGCCGACGGCACCCAGGTCGACACCCTGTCCTCCAACATCGGCCACCTGCTCTGGTCCGGCATCGTCGAACGCCGCCGCGCCCACCACATCGTCGAACACCTGCTCGGACCCCGCCTCTACTCCGGCTGGGGCATCCGCACCCTCGCCGAGGGCGAGGAACGCTACAACCCCGTCGGCTACCACGTCGGCACCGTCTGGCCCTTCGACAACTCCTTCATCGCCTGGGGCCTGCGCCGCTACGGCTACAAGAACGAAGCCGCCCGCGTCGCCGCCGGCATCCTCGACGCCGCCGAGTTCTTCAACGGCCGCCTACCCGAAGCCTTCTGCGGCTACGACCGCGCCGTCACCAAATACCCCGTCCCGTACCCCACCGCCTGCAGCCCCCAGGCCTGGTCCACCGGCACCCCGCTGCTGCTCCTCGGCACCATGCTCGGCCTGCAGGCCGTCGACGACCACCTCGTCGTCGACCCCGCCCTGCCCGTCGGCATCGGCCACCTCGCCCTGCTCGACGTCCCCGGCCGCTGGGGACACCGCGACGCCTACGGCCGCGGCCGCGTGCAGGTCCGCGCCGACGACCGCCTCCGCAAACTGCGACCCCAGCTGTCCACCCTGCAAACCCTCGTCAACCGGCGCGAATCCTGA
- a CDS encoding HAD family hydrolase gives MPGTILFDLFHTLLDGADAQRDQVVAKMGEIVGVKPAALVQAYHDTWSVRLVRWSAEETVRLLAEAVGGDPSPEQVKRAAALRMELASWLLNSAPAGTLVALDGLRAAGWRLGLVSNATAEVAEAWPSSGLSRRFDAAVFSCTAGVAKPDPRIYRAATAALEVAPQGCVFVGDGADGELAGAAAVGLTVVRTAEFVDRSGVWSGPVVGSLAELAELLGEAPVGRDVTSAA, from the coding sequence GTGCCCGGGACCATTCTGTTCGACCTGTTCCATACGCTGCTCGACGGTGCGGATGCGCAGCGTGACCAGGTCGTGGCGAAGATGGGTGAGATCGTCGGCGTGAAACCGGCGGCACTGGTGCAGGCGTATCACGACACGTGGAGCGTCCGGCTCGTGCGATGGTCCGCGGAGGAGACGGTGCGCCTGCTGGCCGAGGCGGTCGGTGGTGACCCGTCGCCGGAGCAGGTGAAGCGGGCGGCCGCGCTGCGGATGGAGCTGGCGTCCTGGCTGCTGAACTCCGCGCCGGCCGGCACGCTGGTGGCGCTGGACGGGTTACGTGCGGCGGGCTGGCGGCTCGGGCTGGTCAGCAACGCGACGGCCGAGGTCGCCGAGGCGTGGCCGAGTTCGGGTCTGTCGCGGCGGTTCGACGCGGCGGTGTTCTCGTGCACGGCCGGGGTGGCGAAGCCGGACCCGCGGATCTACCGGGCGGCCACGGCGGCGCTGGAGGTCGCGCCGCAGGGGTGTGTGTTCGTCGGCGACGGAGCGGACGGCGAGCTGGCCGGTGCCGCCGCCGTCGGGCTGACCGTGGTGCGTACGGCGGAGTTCGTGGACCGGTCCGGGGTGTGGTCGGGGCCGGTGGTGGGTTCGCTGGCGGAGCTGGCCGAGCTGCTGGGTGAGGCGCCGGTCGGGCGAGACGTGACCAGCGCGGCCTGA
- a CDS encoding GMC oxidoreductase, which translates to MDAYDVIIIGTGAGGGTLARYLAPSGKRILLLERGDWLPREPENWDTAEVFINNRYISKDTWYDKHGNGFQPQVHYYVGGATKLYGAALYRLRREDFGQLQHHDGMSPAWPISYEEMEPYYTMAEQLYEVHGNRGEDPTEPPASGPYPYPALHHEPRIQQLSDDLAAAGYRPFHAPVGVRLNEQNMPYSICVRCQHCDGFPCPLHAKSDAETLAVRPALQAPNVTLLTHAHAVRLETNLAGTAVTQVVVDHEGHEERYSADIVVVSAGAANSAKLLLMSASDLHPHGLANSSDQVGRNYMFHLSQAVLALSREPNETRFQKTLGLNDFYFRGPDFDYPMGNIQMIGKSEPDMYRGEKPLATKLAPTWALADVARHAVDFWLSTEDLPRPDNRVTVSRDGHVVLDYTPSNPTAAKRLYHQLKSMLSTMQLHEDHLIHRFAYMKTDIPIAGVAHQAGTCRFGTDPATSVLDAHCKAHELDNLYVVDTSFFPSIGAVNPALTAMANALRVGEHLAGRLGVSYAPPAATGAPR; encoded by the coding sequence ATGGACGCCTACGACGTGATCATCATCGGGACCGGAGCCGGCGGCGGCACCCTCGCCCGCTACCTCGCCCCGTCCGGCAAACGCATCCTGCTGCTCGAACGCGGCGACTGGCTGCCCCGCGAGCCCGAGAACTGGGACACCGCCGAAGTCTTCATCAACAACCGCTACATCTCCAAGGACACCTGGTACGACAAGCACGGCAACGGGTTCCAGCCACAGGTCCACTACTACGTCGGCGGCGCGACCAAACTCTACGGCGCGGCCCTGTACCGGCTGCGCCGCGAGGACTTCGGCCAGCTCCAGCACCACGACGGCATGTCGCCGGCCTGGCCCATCTCCTACGAGGAGATGGAGCCCTACTACACCATGGCCGAACAGCTCTACGAGGTCCACGGCAACCGCGGCGAGGACCCCACCGAACCACCCGCGTCCGGGCCCTACCCGTACCCGGCGCTGCACCACGAACCACGCATCCAGCAGCTGTCCGACGACCTCGCCGCCGCCGGCTACCGGCCCTTCCACGCACCCGTCGGCGTGCGCCTCAACGAGCAGAACATGCCCTACAGCATCTGCGTACGCTGCCAGCACTGCGACGGCTTCCCCTGCCCCCTGCACGCGAAGTCCGACGCCGAGACCCTCGCCGTCCGGCCCGCGCTGCAGGCGCCCAACGTCACCCTGCTCACCCACGCCCACGCCGTGCGCCTCGAGACCAACCTCGCCGGCACCGCCGTCACCCAGGTCGTCGTCGACCACGAAGGCCACGAGGAGCGCTACTCCGCCGACATCGTCGTCGTGTCGGCCGGCGCGGCCAACTCCGCGAAACTGCTGCTCATGTCCGCCAGCGACCTGCACCCGCACGGCCTGGCCAACAGCTCCGACCAGGTCGGGCGCAACTACATGTTCCACCTGTCGCAGGCCGTGCTCGCCCTGTCCCGCGAACCCAACGAGACCCGGTTCCAGAAGACCCTCGGCCTCAACGACTTCTACTTCCGCGGCCCCGACTTCGACTACCCCATGGGCAACATCCAGATGATCGGCAAGTCCGAGCCCGACATGTACCGCGGCGAGAAACCCCTCGCCACGAAACTCGCCCCCACCTGGGCGCTGGCCGACGTCGCCCGGCACGCCGTCGACTTCTGGCTGTCCACCGAAGACCTGCCCCGGCCCGACAACCGCGTCACCGTCAGCCGCGACGGCCACGTCGTGCTCGACTACACCCCGAGCAACCCCACCGCCGCCAAGCGGCTCTACCACCAGCTCAAGTCGATGCTGTCCACCATGCAGCTGCACGAGGACCACCTGATCCACCGGTTCGCGTACATGAAGACCGACATCCCCATCGCCGGGGTCGCCCACCAGGCCGGGACCTGCCGCTTCGGCACCGATCCCGCCACCTCGGTCCTCGACGCGCACTGCAAAGCCCACGAACTCGACAACCTGTACGTCGTCGACACCAGCTTCTTCCCCAGCATCGGCGCGGTCAACCCGGCCCTGACGGCCATGGCCAACGCCCTGCGTGTGGGCGAACACCTCGCCGGCCGCCTCGGCGTCAGCTACGCCCCGCCCGCCGCCACCGGAGCACCCCGGTGA
- a CDS encoding sensor histidine kinase, with the protein MLWVGRLFEERYTAFRLTLVGVTGVGYLTLTPEGRSMSAVDLSLAIGVLLFGYVGVRWPFAAVVGASAALGVGPLVGGHNDTVPTVGLAWAMFELGARRGGWRVWAGPCLGLAGHVISDRSEFVDTPQTVIYGAAAAVAAPLLLGMHVRALGELNRQAAARAAQEQTRVRADERTSIARELHDLVAHHVASIVLRVAVARDVLPVDDPRVRQVLDDVHATGSSALADLRKLVTVLRDPGTAQQVFFVDPQGLPVALRAAVERSNGLGLSVRADIDPEVIRLDSRTALALLRLTQEGLANVARHAGTAARARLSIRLGGDEVAFDLHDFGGPVAPGLPGGGHGLVGLRERVEVLGGRLHAGPADAGWLLSATLPRAAA; encoded by the coding sequence ATGCTGTGGGTGGGACGGCTTTTCGAGGAGCGGTACACCGCGTTCCGCCTCACCCTCGTGGGCGTCACCGGCGTCGGCTACCTCACGCTGACGCCGGAGGGCCGGTCGATGAGCGCCGTCGACCTGTCCTTGGCGATCGGCGTGCTGCTGTTCGGGTATGTCGGGGTGCGCTGGCCGTTCGCCGCCGTGGTCGGCGCGTCGGCGGCACTCGGGGTGGGCCCTCTCGTCGGCGGGCACAACGACACCGTGCCGACGGTGGGGCTGGCCTGGGCGATGTTCGAGCTGGGCGCACGTCGTGGCGGCTGGCGGGTGTGGGCCGGGCCGTGCCTCGGCCTGGCCGGGCACGTCATCTCCGACCGGAGCGAGTTCGTCGACACCCCGCAGACCGTGATCTACGGCGCCGCCGCCGCGGTGGCCGCGCCACTGCTGCTGGGCATGCACGTGCGGGCGCTGGGCGAGCTCAACCGGCAGGCCGCCGCGCGCGCCGCGCAGGAGCAGACGCGGGTGCGGGCCGACGAGCGCACCAGCATCGCCCGTGAGCTGCACGACCTGGTGGCCCACCACGTCGCCTCGATCGTGCTGCGGGTGGCGGTGGCGCGCGACGTGCTGCCGGTGGACGACCCGCGGGTGCGCCAGGTGCTCGACGACGTGCACGCGACCGGTTCGAGCGCCCTGGCCGACCTGCGCAAGCTGGTCACCGTGCTGCGCGATCCGGGCACCGCGCAGCAGGTGTTCTTCGTCGACCCGCAGGGTCTGCCGGTGGCCCTGCGGGCGGCGGTGGAGCGCAGCAACGGCCTCGGCCTGAGCGTGCGGGCCGACATCGACCCGGAGGTGATCCGGCTGGACTCGCGTACGGCCCTGGCGCTGCTGCGGCTGACCCAGGAGGGCCTGGCGAACGTGGCCCGGCATGCGGGCACAGCCGCCCGGGCGCGACTGTCCATCCGGCTCGGCGGTGACGAGGTCGCTTTCGACCTGCATGACTTCGGCGGTCCCGTGGCGCCGGGCCTGCCCGGTGGCGGGCACGGGCTGGTCGGGCTGCGGGAGCGGGTCGAGGTGCTGGGCGGCCGGTTGCACGCCGGGCCAGCG
- a CDS encoding SCP2 sterol-binding domain-containing protein, with product MSDPTADYFHNLGEHGRYPLLRATSGTIRFDLGSDGHAEHWRVTIDKGHIEVSRGSEHADCVVHVAKTLFDGMVTGQVNTMAAVLRGQIDVEGELHLIVMLQRLFPGRPPQPAPTTRRHRK from the coding sequence GTGAGCGACCCCACCGCCGACTACTTCCACAACCTCGGCGAACACGGCCGCTACCCGCTGCTGCGCGCCACCTCGGGCACCATCCGCTTCGACCTCGGCAGCGACGGCCACGCCGAACACTGGCGCGTCACCATCGACAAGGGCCACATCGAGGTCAGCCGCGGCAGCGAACACGCCGACTGCGTCGTGCACGTCGCCAAGACGCTGTTCGACGGCATGGTCACCGGCCAGGTCAACACCATGGCCGCCGTGCTCCGCGGCCAGATCGACGTCGAAGGCGAACTGCACCTCATCGTCATGCTCCAACGGCTGTTCCCCGGGCGGCCACCGCAGCCCGCACCGACAACCCGGAGGCACCGCAAATGA
- a CDS encoding glycoside hydrolase family 15 protein: MTATHTGPGHVSSAAPSPFPPIEEYAYLSDCHTGALVAPDGSVDWLCVPRFDSPSIFGSLLDRESGLFRFGPYGISHPTARHYVPGTNVLETAWRTKTGWLVVRDALVLGPAAPDDDVNPHTRPPVDTDATHVLVRTAEVVAGTVGLQLICEPVFDYGRVPAEWQLLDGDRHAADATGAGVTVRLATDLTMGIEGGRVRARHVLHTGERAFCALSWATGLITPADADQARAAIEQTCEFWRLWLAQARIPDHRWRDPLQRSALAIKGLTYAPTGATVAAATTSLPETPGGSRNWDYRYTWMRDATFTLRALHLLNLDEEAEEFMQFIADVQPTEDGSLQIMYGIDGRRDLPETTIDELSGYNGATPVRVGNAAYRQRQNDVFGAVLDSILLHTRRSQRLPRRLWPLVVSQAECAAKAWSEPDQGIWEARSEPQHYVSSKLMCWVAMDRAAKLAVLRGDGERAADWAQTADQIRADILANGVTADGVLRQHYGTDALDASTLLAAVFRFLPADDPRLKATVDAIAADLTENGFVLRYRTDQTDDGQTGREGTFLICSFWLVSALAVVGDLQRARDLMERLLRISSPLGLYAEEFDAHTGRHLGNFPQAFSHLALIGAAGTIILAERLGEL; encoded by the coding sequence ATGACCGCCACCCACACCGGCCCCGGCCACGTCTCCTCGGCGGCGCCCTCGCCGTTCCCGCCGATCGAGGAGTACGCCTACCTGTCCGACTGCCACACCGGCGCGCTCGTCGCCCCGGACGGGTCCGTCGACTGGCTGTGCGTGCCCCGCTTCGACTCGCCCAGCATCTTCGGCAGCCTGCTCGACCGCGAGAGCGGCCTGTTCCGGTTCGGCCCCTACGGCATCTCCCACCCCACCGCCCGCCACTACGTGCCCGGCACCAACGTGCTGGAGACCGCATGGCGCACCAAGACCGGCTGGCTCGTCGTCCGCGACGCGCTCGTGCTCGGCCCCGCCGCACCCGACGACGACGTCAACCCGCACACCCGCCCACCCGTCGACACCGACGCCACGCACGTGCTCGTCCGCACCGCCGAAGTCGTCGCCGGCACCGTCGGCCTGCAACTCATCTGCGAACCCGTGTTCGACTACGGGCGCGTGCCCGCCGAATGGCAGCTGCTCGACGGCGACCGCCACGCCGCCGACGCGACCGGCGCCGGCGTCACCGTCCGGCTCGCCACCGACCTGACCATGGGCATCGAAGGCGGCCGGGTCCGGGCCCGGCACGTCCTGCACACCGGAGAGCGCGCGTTCTGCGCCCTGTCCTGGGCCACCGGCCTGATCACCCCCGCCGACGCCGACCAGGCCCGCGCCGCGATCGAGCAGACCTGCGAATTCTGGCGGCTGTGGCTGGCCCAGGCCCGCATACCCGACCACCGGTGGCGCGACCCGCTGCAACGCTCCGCGCTGGCCATCAAAGGCCTCACCTACGCGCCGACCGGCGCGACCGTCGCCGCCGCCACCACCTCACTGCCCGAAACCCCCGGCGGGTCCCGCAACTGGGACTACCGCTACACGTGGATGCGCGACGCCACCTTCACCCTACGGGCCCTGCACCTGCTCAACCTCGACGAGGAGGCCGAGGAGTTCATGCAGTTCATCGCCGACGTGCAACCCACCGAAGACGGCTCGCTGCAGATCATGTACGGCATCGACGGCCGCCGCGACCTGCCCGAGACCACCATCGACGAGTTGTCCGGCTACAACGGCGCCACCCCCGTCCGCGTCGGCAACGCCGCCTACCGCCAGCGCCAGAACGACGTCTTCGGCGCCGTGCTCGACTCGATCCTGCTGCACACCCGCCGCAGCCAGCGCCTGCCCCGGCGGCTGTGGCCACTGGTCGTGTCCCAGGCCGAATGCGCCGCCAAGGCGTGGTCCGAACCCGACCAGGGCATCTGGGAGGCCCGCAGCGAGCCGCAGCACTACGTGTCGAGCAAACTCATGTGCTGGGTGGCCATGGACCGCGCCGCGAAACTCGCCGTGCTGCGCGGCGACGGCGAACGCGCCGCCGACTGGGCGCAGACCGCCGACCAGATCCGCGCCGACATCCTCGCCAACGGCGTCACCGCCGACGGCGTGCTGCGCCAGCACTACGGCACCGATGCCCTCGACGCCTCGACGCTGCTCGCGGCCGTGTTCCGGTTCCTGCCCGCCGACGACCCGCGCCTCAAGGCCACCGTCGACGCCATCGCCGCCGACCTCACCGAGAACGGCTTCGTGCTGCGCTACCGCACCGACCAGACCGACGACGGGCAGACCGGCCGCGAAGGCACCTTCCTCATCTGCTCGTTCTGGCTCGTCTCGGCGCTGGCCGTCGTCGGCGACCTGCAACGCGCCCGCGACCTCATGGAACGGCTCCTGCGCATCAGCTCGCCCCTGGGCCTGTACGCCGAGGAGTTCGACGCCCACACCGGCCGGCACCTGGGCAACTTCCCGCAAGCCTTCTCACACCTGGCGCTCATCGGAGCCGCCGGGACGATCATTCTCGCGGAGCGGTTGGGAGAACTCTGA